Proteins encoded in a region of the Methanofollis tationis genome:
- a CDS encoding M24 family metallopeptidase gives MHMTDGTVPAGELRERMARFRARMDADHPEWELAVFFGRINLYYFTGTMQDGVLLIPRDGEPVFRVRRSYERACDESFFPDIRPMGSFRDAAGDLEHPVRSVHLETEVVPLALLERFRRYFSFDQARSLDLQAAKVRAIKSAYELVCMEQAGEIHRRVLEERVPGILQEGMSEMAFISALYSVMIEEGHQGVVRFGSFGTEIGIGQIGFGESSLYPTCFDGPGGNRGMSPAIPLLGSRTRRLKKGDLVFVDAGCGVAGYHTDKTMTYMFGAPLPDDAIEAHRRCVEIQHRIARELRPGAVPSAIYDAVMADLEPAFLENFMGFGTRRVKFLGHGIGLQIDEIPVIARGFDEPLQERMVLALEPKKGIAGVGMVGIENTFVVTPAGGRCITGDHPGLMPVY, from the coding sequence ATGCACATGACCGACGGCACTGTCCCGGCAGGTGAACTCCGGGAACGGATGGCCCGGTTCAGGGCCAGGATGGATGCGGATCATCCCGAATGGGAACTCGCCGTCTTTTTCGGCAGGATCAACCTCTACTATTTCACCGGCACCATGCAGGACGGCGTCCTGCTTATCCCCCGAGACGGCGAGCCTGTCTTCCGGGTGCGCCGGAGTTACGAGCGGGCCTGCGACGAGTCTTTCTTCCCCGATATCAGGCCGATGGGCAGCTTCCGCGATGCCGCGGGCGACCTTGAACACCCGGTCAGGAGCGTACACCTGGAGACGGAAGTGGTGCCGCTCGCCCTGCTGGAGAGGTTCAGGAGATATTTCTCCTTTGACCAGGCGCGATCCCTCGACCTGCAGGCGGCGAAGGTCAGGGCGATCAAAAGCGCCTATGAACTCGTGTGCATGGAGCAGGCCGGCGAGATTCACCGCCGCGTCCTTGAAGAGCGGGTGCCCGGTATCCTGCAGGAGGGGATGAGCGAGATGGCATTCATCAGCGCCCTCTATTCGGTCATGATCGAGGAGGGACACCAGGGCGTCGTGCGGTTCGGCTCCTTCGGCACCGAGATCGGGATCGGGCAGATCGGCTTTGGCGAGAGTTCTCTCTACCCCACCTGTTTCGATGGCCCGGGCGGCAATCGCGGCATGTCTCCGGCTATTCCTCTCCTCGGGAGCCGCACGAGACGGCTGAAGAAAGGCGACCTCGTCTTTGTGGATGCCGGATGCGGTGTTGCGGGCTATCACACCGACAAGACCATGACCTATATGTTCGGTGCCCCGCTCCCTGATGACGCCATCGAGGCACACCGCAGGTGCGTGGAGATCCAGCACCGGATCGCGAGGGAGCTCCGGCCCGGGGCGGTGCCTTCAGCGATCTACGACGCGGTGATGGCGGACCTGGAACCGGCATTTCTTGAGAACTTTATGGGCTTTGGAACCCGGCGGGTGAAATTCCTGGGCCATGGCATCGGCCTCCAGATCGACGAGATCCCGGTGATCGCCCGGGGGTTCGACGAACCCCTGCAGGAGCGCATGGTCCTTGCCCTCGAACCCAAGAAGGGGATTGCGGGCGTCGGCATGGTCGGGATCGAGAACACGTTTGTGGTGACGCCTGCAGGGGGCCGGTGCATCACCGGCGACCATCCCGGGCTGATGCCGGTCTACTGA
- a CDS encoding sodium:solute symporter family protein, translated as MAVNTATFAAVTLIYLAAIIGLGYLGYRQTKERDDYMVAGRRIHPVVLALSYGATFISTSAIIGFGGVAAQLGMGLIWLTVLNIGVGILLAFIVFGKKTRELGQRLNAVTFPDLMGRCYDSPLLQYVTGIVIVVGMPLYTAAILIGGAQFITSTLLVPYDTALLAFAAIVAAYVILGGLIAVMYTDALQGGIMLVGMSILIVLTYVSLGGVSAANRALEAMNPLVPGSLAATGMTGWTSMPSLGSPIWYTLVTTLVLGVGIGVLAQPQLAVRFMTVRDNRALNRAVLIGGPFILMMTGVAFTVGALTNVWFYQTSGQIALEAATAGNIDTIIPNFINASMPDLFVTIFMLSLLAAAMSTLSSLFHTMGTSLGFDIWRTWRGRKASMVGVQAGTMVMIVFSVLLAYVMPGSIIARATAMFMGLCASAFLPAYAHALYAKRPSKTAATWSILAGTLVWFFWTVFVHVKESGAIGLSNAIFGVPTILPMPWPVVDPLMIALPVSALALCAGIVWSRRAAA; from the coding sequence ATGGCGGTTAACACCGCAACCTTCGCCGCCGTGACCCTGATCTATCTGGCGGCGATCATCGGCCTGGGCTACCTGGGCTACCGACAGACAAAAGAGCGCGATGATTACATGGTGGCGGGCAGACGGATCCATCCGGTGGTCCTCGCCCTCTCCTACGGTGCCACTTTCATCTCCACCTCGGCAATCATCGGCTTCGGCGGCGTCGCCGCCCAACTCGGCATGGGGCTGATCTGGCTGACCGTGCTGAACATCGGGGTGGGGATCCTGCTCGCATTCATTGTCTTCGGGAAAAAGACGCGCGAACTCGGGCAGCGCCTCAATGCCGTCACCTTTCCCGACCTGATGGGGCGGTGCTACGACTCACCTCTCCTGCAGTATGTCACCGGCATCGTCATCGTCGTGGGCATGCCCCTCTATACGGCAGCAATCCTCATCGGCGGCGCCCAGTTCATCACCAGCACGCTGCTCGTCCCCTACGACACAGCGCTCCTTGCGTTTGCCGCCATCGTCGCCGCCTACGTGATCCTGGGCGGGCTGATCGCCGTGATGTACACCGACGCCCTGCAGGGCGGGATCATGCTCGTAGGGATGAGCATCCTGATCGTCCTCACCTACGTCTCCCTCGGAGGAGTATCAGCGGCGAACCGGGCGCTGGAGGCGATGAACCCCCTGGTCCCGGGGAGCCTTGCGGCCACGGGGATGACCGGCTGGACCTCCATGCCTTCCCTTGGATCGCCGATCTGGTACACCCTGGTCACCACCCTGGTGCTGGGCGTGGGGATCGGCGTCCTGGCCCAGCCCCAGCTCGCCGTGCGGTTCATGACCGTCAGGGACAACCGGGCGCTGAACAGGGCCGTCCTGATCGGCGGGCCGTTCATCCTGATGATGACCGGCGTCGCTTTCACCGTCGGGGCCCTCACCAACGTCTGGTTCTACCAGACCTCCGGGCAGATCGCCCTTGAGGCGGCGACCGCCGGCAATATCGACACGATCATCCCGAATTTCATCAACGCCAGCATGCCAGACCTCTTCGTCACCATCTTCATGCTCTCCCTTCTCGCCGCCGCCATGTCCACCCTGAGTTCCCTCTTCCACACGATGGGCACCTCCCTGGGCTTCGACATCTGGCGGACCTGGCGCGGGCGGAAGGCCTCTATGGTGGGAGTGCAGGCCGGAACGATGGTGATGATCGTCTTCTCCGTCCTGCTCGCGTACGTAATGCCCGGCAGCATCATCGCACGGGCGACGGCGATGTTCATGGGCCTCTGCGCCTCCGCATTCCTGCCGGCGTACGCCCATGCCCTCTATGCGAAACGGCCCTCGAAGACGGCGGCGACGTGGAGCATCCTCGCCGGGACGCTGGTCTGGTTCTTCTGGACGGTGTTCGTCCACGTAAAGGAGTCAGGGGCGATCGGGCTCTCGAACGCCATCTTCGGCGTGCCCACCATCCTCCCGATGCCGTGGCCGGTGGTGGACCCCCTGATGATCGCCCTCCCGGTGTCGGCGCTTGCCCTGTGCGCCGGGATCGTCTGGTCGAGACGGGCGGCGGCCTGA
- a CDS encoding symporter small accessory protein: protein MFGISDPMIWIGYLLALGFTLACIVYGLINWNNGCEGDQNGG, encoded by the coding sequence ATGTTCGGCATATCCGACCCCATGATCTGGATTGGCTATCTGCTTGCACTGGGCTTCACCCTTGCATGCATAGTGTACGGGCTCATCAACTGGAACAACGGCTGTGAGGGGGATCAGAATGGCGGTTAA
- the rpl12p gene encoding 50S ribosomal protein P1, translated as MEYIYAALLLHNAGKDINEENVKAVLSAAGTAADDARVKALVAALDGVDIEDAISKAAAAPVAVAAAPAAAPAAAVEEEAEEEEEKEDEEGGMAGLGALFG; from the coding sequence ATGGAATATATCTACGCTGCACTGCTCCTGCACAACGCAGGCAAGGACATCAACGAAGAGAATGTGAAGGCTGTTCTCTCCGCTGCCGGTACCGCCGCTGACGACGCCCGTGTGAAGGCCCTGGTGGCCGCACTCGACGGTGTGGACATCGAAGACGCGATCAGCAAGGCCGCCGCCGCACCGGTCGCCGTCGCTGCCGCCCCCGCCGCTGCACCCGCCGCAGCCGTCGAAGAGGAAGCGGAAGAGGAAGAAGAGAAGGAAGACGAGGAAGGCGGCATGGCCGGCCTCGGCGCTCTCTTCGGCTAA
- a CDS encoding 50S ribosomal protein L10 yields MALYTHHLPAWKRTEVEEIKRHFEEYPVVGLVDMYGIPATQLQQIRENLRGVAYIKMARKTLTRRALDEIGGEVAGMSAHISGQSALIFTSENPFKLYKLLEQTKTKMAAKPGETAPEDIIVAKGPTSFKPGPIVGELQQAGIPAMIEAGKVKIKDTKTVVKRGEVINAKMADVLAKLSIKPMDVGLILKAAYQNGTVFAPETLAIDETVFLGQITLAAQQAFNLSVNAAYPTAQTTGAILAKAVREARSLGIEAGVYEKDIIDAIIGKAYRSSLALKELVE; encoded by the coding sequence ATGGCGCTCTACACCCACCACCTGCCCGCATGGAAGCGGACGGAGGTCGAGGAGATCAAGCGGCACTTTGAGGAGTACCCCGTGGTCGGGCTTGTCGACATGTACGGCATCCCGGCAACGCAGCTCCAGCAGATCAGGGAGAACCTCCGCGGCGTCGCCTACATCAAGATGGCCCGCAAGACTCTGACGCGCCGTGCGCTTGACGAGATCGGCGGCGAAGTCGCAGGGATGAGCGCACACATCTCCGGTCAGAGCGCACTCATCTTCACGAGCGAGAACCCGTTCAAGCTCTACAAGCTCCTTGAGCAGACGAAGACGAAGATGGCCGCAAAGCCGGGCGAAACTGCGCCCGAGGACATCATCGTCGCCAAGGGGCCGACGAGCTTCAAGCCGGGCCCGATCGTCGGCGAGCTCCAGCAGGCCGGGATTCCCGCAATGATCGAGGCCGGGAAGGTCAAGATCAAGGACACGAAGACGGTCGTGAAGAGGGGCGAGGTCATCAATGCAAAGATGGCCGACGTGCTCGCAAAACTCAGCATCAAGCCGATGGACGTCGGCCTGATCCTGAAGGCGGCATATCAGAACGGCACTGTGTTCGCACCTGAGACCCTCGCAATCGACGAGACCGTCTTCCTTGGCCAGATCACGCTCGCGGCCCAGCAGGCATTCAACCTGTCGGTGAACGCGGCGTACCCGACCGCACAGACGACGGGTGCCATCCTCGCAAAGGCCGTCCGCGAAGCCCGCAGCCTCGGTATCGAGGCCGGTGTCTACGAGAAGGACATCATCGATGCGATCATTGGAAAGGCGTACAGATCATCGCTTGCCCTGAAAGAACTGGTAGAATAA